In one Neobacillus sp. CF12 genomic region, the following are encoded:
- a CDS encoding sensor histidine kinase: MKKLLHRLKKQYANLQIKYKLFLLVSWIMVISFSFAFFGLQYAFHIYDEQIYSKSSQVLSTSSNSIESELRDLEDLSYNILTDAQIQQYLSSISEDSTEYDKFRMRTNMLDKLLSYANKEEYIQSINLVDVNGEEYIVGPRTFKLNQQQKTDITKMAIKANGSNVWLNPEKNDFIFATAREIRQFRNLSFDNLGTIIIYLNMDKLVANILEGSRKSDGEFLIVRKNNIIFPKEPSLVFKEAAISIDSQALESGYQFKKIDKKNYFLVHIKSNYFDWGYLNVIPYNQIFENINMVKTFLIIIFILMFVVVTMFGIRFARNITLPLENLVDGMQYVKVGDFKQARKKALTTSAFQDDEVGKLQQNFQTMIQQIDELINENYSKQLTIKETEFKALQAQINPHFLYNTLESINWLAKGNGQSQISKMVEALGFLLRNSISLKQPLITIEEELNVVKNYVVIQKYRFEDRLDFHLQVDLDIVGFYIPKLTLQPLVENAIHYALEPKIDPCKISIYSIVDKETIKLIVEDDGPGMETTFIEKLKKGEVKTRGQGVGLSNINDRIKLSYGERYGINIESEPNKGTKVIIVLPFNKGEDHV; encoded by the coding sequence ATGAAGAAGCTACTTCATAGACTAAAAAAGCAGTATGCCAATTTACAAATTAAATATAAACTTTTCCTACTCGTGTCATGGATTATGGTTATTTCATTTTCCTTTGCTTTTTTCGGTTTACAGTATGCTTTTCATATTTACGATGAGCAAATATATAGCAAATCCTCTCAAGTCCTAAGCACATCTTCTAATAGTATTGAGAGTGAATTAAGGGATTTGGAGGACCTTTCCTACAATATATTGACAGATGCACAAATTCAACAATACTTATCTTCCATTAGTGAAGATAGTACAGAATATGATAAATTTCGTATGCGTACGAACATGTTGGATAAACTATTAAGCTATGCTAACAAGGAAGAATATATCCAATCTATTAATTTAGTTGATGTAAATGGAGAAGAGTATATAGTTGGACCAAGGACATTTAAACTAAATCAACAGCAAAAAACGGATATTACTAAAATGGCAATAAAGGCCAATGGCAGTAATGTTTGGTTAAATCCAGAAAAAAATGATTTCATATTCGCTACAGCACGAGAAATAAGACAGTTTCGGAACTTAAGTTTTGACAACCTTGGTACAATCATCATCTATCTCAATATGGACAAACTTGTAGCCAATATTTTAGAAGGATCTAGAAAAAGCGATGGTGAATTCTTAATCGTTAGAAAAAACAATATTATTTTTCCGAAAGAACCAAGCTTAGTATTTAAAGAAGCAGCCATATCGATAGATTCTCAAGCGTTAGAATCAGGCTATCAATTTAAAAAAATTGATAAAAAGAATTATTTTCTTGTTCATATTAAATCCAACTACTTTGATTGGGGTTATTTGAATGTAATTCCCTATAATCAAATCTTTGAAAATATTAATATGGTGAAAACCTTCTTAATAATAATCTTTATCCTAATGTTTGTGGTTGTAACAATGTTTGGTATTCGTTTTGCTAGGAACATAACGTTGCCTTTGGAGAATCTTGTAGATGGCATGCAGTATGTAAAAGTTGGCGATTTTAAGCAAGCTAGAAAGAAAGCACTTACAACATCCGCATTTCAGGATGATGAAGTTGGTAAACTCCAACAAAACTTCCAAACAATGATTCAACAAATCGATGAACTTATAAATGAAAATTATTCAAAGCAGCTTACGATTAAAGAGACAGAGTTTAAAGCACTTCAGGCTCAAATAAATCCTCATTTTTTATACAATACCTTAGAATCTATCAATTGGTTAGCAAAAGGCAATGGCCAGTCACAAATTTCTAAAATGGTAGAAGCACTAGGATTTTTGCTTCGTAATTCAATTAGCTTAAAACAACCACTGATTACCATTGAAGAGGAGCTTAATGTTGTAAAAAATTATGTGGTTATTCAGAAATATCGTTTTGAAGACAGATTGGATTTTCACTTGCAGGTAGATTTAGATATTGTTGGATTCTATATTCCGAAGTTAACGTTGCAGCCACTTGTTGAAAATGCCATTCATTATGCGCTCGAGCCTAAGATTGACCCATGTAAAATTAGTATTTATTCAATTGTAGATAAAGAAACGATAAAACTAATTGTTGAAGATGATGGGCCAGGAATGGAGACTACTTTCATTGAAAAGTTAAAAAAGGGTGAAGTGAAGACGCGAGGTCAAGGGGTCGGCTTATCGAACATTAATGATAGAATTAAACTCTCTTATGGGGAGAGATATGGAATAAATATTGAAAGCGAACCTAATAAAGGAACGAAGGTTATCATTGTTTTACCTTTCAATAAGGGGGAAGACCATGTATAA
- a CDS encoding YesL family protein — MQMKGAIGGFYSLCDWLMKLAYINLLWIAFTFLGLILFGLFPATTAMFVIIRKILMDKDEIPIFKTFWESYKSEFLKSNLLGLILIVSAYILYIDISFLRGATGLITLLYYPTLMVALGYILTIFYVFPTFVHFDLKIHQVIKHAFMIMLMNPLSTALMVIGTFAVYLLMTTIPGLIPLFSASILSFVIMWASFFAFSKIKKQQNAV, encoded by the coding sequence ATGCAGATGAAGGGAGCTATCGGAGGATTTTACTCACTTTGTGATTGGCTGATGAAATTAGCCTATATCAATCTTTTATGGATTGCGTTTACATTTCTTGGTTTAATCCTATTTGGTTTATTTCCTGCGACAACAGCTATGTTTGTTATTATTAGGAAAATACTGATGGATAAAGATGAAATTCCAATCTTTAAGACTTTTTGGGAATCGTATAAAAGTGAATTTTTAAAAAGTAACCTTTTAGGGCTTATTTTAATTGTTTCAGCCTATATCTTATATATTGATATTAGTTTTTTGAGAGGCGCGACAGGACTTATTACTCTGCTGTATTATCCAACCCTTATGGTTGCTTTAGGCTATATCTTAACCATATTTTATGTTTTCCCAACGTTTGTCCATTTTGACCTTAAGATTCACCAGGTAATCAAACATGCGTTCATGATCATGCTAATGAATCCGCTTTCTACAGCATTGATGGTGATTGGAACTTTCGCGGTATATCTTTTAATGACAACAATACCCGGTTTAATTCCATTATTTAGTGCAAGTATCTTATCATTCGTTATCATGTGGGCATCCTTTTTTGCTTTTTCAAAAATTAAGAAACAACAGAATGCCGTTTAA
- a CDS encoding ABC transporter ATP-binding protein produces MARNKFNIDEELDTPFNLVHLKRLLLYIKPYKKKILLTVLIMLIASSANLIGPYLIKQAIDEEIPSKDIVGLATLSGIYLFALIITGVCMKYRIRMMSEIGHSIIENIRKDLFTHLQKLSFSFFDSRPHGKILVRVVNYVNSLSDLLSNGLINLITDLFSLSVIIGFMLAIDVKLTLFAMAGFPILAGIIFLIKNAQRKAWQNLSNKVSNMNAYVHESINGMKVTQAFVREQENRRIFHDVSNGYRGSWIKAVKIQFLLWPAIENISVLTVSFIYVIGISMIGQGVTVGAMIAFIGYIWMFWMPLANIGNFYNAIINAMAYLERIFEMMDEKPTIISEDNAKELPFIKGKVDFENVVFGYESNGKNLDQVNIKVNPGETIALVGPTGSGKTTIVSLISRFYDVNSGEIKIDDINIKSVSLNSLRKQMGIMLQDPFIFSGTIMDNIRYGRLDATDEEVKEAAKAVQAHHFIVQLEKGYLTEVNERGTMLSNGQRQLISFARALLADPKILILDEATSSIDTETELALQKALEILLAGRTSFIIAHRLSTIQNATRILFIEKGRIIEEGTHEELIRLRGKYWKLCLSHFASLDVG; encoded by the coding sequence ATGGCACGAAATAAATTTAATATTGATGAAGAACTGGATACTCCTTTTAATTTGGTCCATTTGAAAAGGTTACTATTGTATATTAAACCATATAAAAAGAAAATACTGCTGACTGTTTTAATCATGCTCATTGCAAGCAGTGCAAATCTTATTGGACCATACTTAATTAAGCAGGCAATTGATGAGGAGATACCAAGCAAGGATATAGTCGGACTTGCAACACTTTCCGGAATTTATTTATTCGCTCTAATCATCACGGGTGTGTGCATGAAGTATAGAATACGAATGATGTCAGAAATTGGTCACAGTATCATAGAAAATATCCGCAAAGATTTATTCACACATCTGCAAAAACTATCATTTTCCTTTTTCGATAGCCGGCCACATGGGAAAATATTAGTTCGGGTAGTGAATTATGTAAATTCTTTGAGTGATCTGTTATCAAATGGTTTAATTAACTTAATTACAGACTTATTCAGCCTTTCAGTTATTATAGGCTTTATGCTTGCAATCGACGTGAAGCTGACTTTGTTTGCGATGGCTGGTTTTCCTATCCTCGCAGGCATTATCTTCTTAATAAAAAATGCACAGCGAAAGGCTTGGCAAAATTTAAGCAATAAAGTATCCAATATGAATGCATATGTACATGAAAGCATCAATGGAATGAAAGTAACTCAAGCCTTTGTTCGTGAACAAGAAAATAGAAGAATATTCCATGATGTTTCGAATGGATACCGGGGTTCATGGATCAAGGCTGTTAAAATTCAATTCCTGCTCTGGCCAGCGATTGAAAATATCTCTGTCTTAACCGTTTCTTTTATTTATGTAATAGGTATATCAATGATAGGCCAAGGCGTAACGGTCGGTGCAATGATTGCGTTTATTGGTTATATCTGGATGTTTTGGATGCCGTTGGCGAATATTGGAAACTTCTACAATGCCATTATTAATGCAATGGCTTATTTAGAACGTATCTTTGAAATGATGGACGAAAAACCGACCATTATCAGTGAAGACAATGCAAAAGAACTTCCATTTATTAAAGGGAAGGTTGATTTTGAAAACGTTGTTTTTGGATATGAAAGCAATGGAAAGAACTTGGACCAAGTGAATATCAAAGTAAATCCAGGTGAAACCATCGCGCTTGTGGGTCCAACAGGATCAGGAAAAACAACGATTGTTAGTTTAATTAGTCGTTTTTATGATGTTAATAGCGGTGAAATAAAAATTGACGATATCAACATAAAGTCTGTTTCACTAAACTCACTAAGAAAGCAAATGGGTATCATGCTGCAGGACCCTTTTATTTTTTCTGGGACCATAATGGATAATATCCGCTATGGAAGACTGGATGCAACAGACGAGGAAGTCAAGGAAGCCGCAAAAGCAGTTCAAGCACACCATTTTATTGTTCAGTTAGAGAAAGGATATTTAACCGAAGTGAATGAAAGAGGAACAATGCTTTCGAATGGGCAAAGACAACTCATTTCCTTTGCAAGGGCATTATTGGCAGATCCTAAAATCCTTATTTTAGATGAGGCAACTTCTTCCATTGATACCGAGACAGAACTTGCTTTACAAAAGGCACTCGAAATTCTGCTTGCAGGGAGAACTTCTTTTATTATCGCTCACCGCCTTTCTACCATTCAAAATGCGACACGAATCTTATTCATTGAAAAAGGTAGAATCATAGAGGAAGGAACACATGAAGAGTTAATTAGATTGAGAGGAAAGTATTGGAAATTGTGTTTATCCCATTTCGCATCCCTTGATGTTGGATAG
- a CDS encoding DUF1961 family protein — protein MLYKQFERGECLYHNPLSNITDIEDWKLEGSAKHSFKDSRLHLENELDPDIYGDDAHWVFWCPIDFPDKIIIEWEFYPVREPGLCMIFFAAAGRRGEDLFSTDLPARNGKYPEYHSGAINALHLSYFRHKHPDERAFRTCNLRKSYGFHLVAAGADPLPPACDSIPPYYMKLVKYEGLVQFSINDLPVLEWEDDGVSFGPIFGGGKIGFRQMAPMKAAYSNLTVHQATLKTGNNK, from the coding sequence ATGTTATATAAACAATTTGAAAGAGGCGAATGTCTATATCACAATCCTCTTTCAAACATAACTGATATTGAGGATTGGAAATTAGAAGGATCAGCTAAGCATAGCTTTAAGGATAGTCGCTTACACTTAGAAAATGAATTAGACCCCGATATTTATGGGGACGACGCTCATTGGGTTTTTTGGTGTCCAATTGATTTTCCAGATAAGATTATCATTGAGTGGGAGTTTTATCCTGTCCGAGAACCAGGACTTTGTATGATATTTTTTGCAGCTGCTGGGAGAAGGGGAGAGGATCTTTTTTCCACAGATTTGCCAGCTCGTAACGGAAAATACCCTGAGTATCATTCAGGTGCCATAAATGCTCTCCACTTATCCTATTTTAGGCATAAGCATCCGGATGAAAGAGCTTTTCGTACATGTAACTTGCGGAAAAGTTATGGATTTCACCTCGTTGCAGCTGGTGCAGACCCACTTCCTCCGGCCTGTGATTCCATTCCTCCATATTATATGAAACTCGTGAAATATGAGGGTCTTGTACAATTTTCAATCAATGATTTACCGGTACTGGAATGGGAAGATGATGGAGTCAGCTTTGGGCCAATTTTTGGTGGCGGGAAAATAGGCTTCCGGCAGATGGCACCTATGAAAGCTGCTTATTCAAATTTAACCGTACACCAAGCGACTTTGAAAACTGGTAACAATAAGTAG
- a CDS encoding ABC transporter ATP-binding protein → MQSLRWAWSYIRNYKIRLFIGLLLALIVSALNMVNPYLAGRIVDDVMYGQEKNSLWPFIGLMIGFTVIRTSVRYGYQIMFEKLSQNVIFKMRENLYDRLLKLDFSFYDRTKTGDIMARMTGDMEAIRHFTAWTIYMIFENSMILLFAIVFMVSIHPPLALAILAITPIIGFFAVRLSNDVKPTFTEIRNQFAKLNSVVQENISGNRVVKAFAKENFEIDKFTVENKAFKARNLNSAKVWEKYLPILDSLAGVLTVVMILAGGFMVISGSLTIGELVMFNSLIWAINNPMRMAGWLINDVQRFIASAEKVEDLLLTNSQITNGSEKSSMPESIGNVEFEHVYFSYGEGMVLEDICFKARTGQTVGIIGPTGSGKSTLVNLLSRFYDTTSGEIKVAGVNVKDWDLHKLRANMAMVMQDIFLFSDTIEGNIAYGNPKASLEMVQTAAKMAEAHDFITHMPQGYDTIIGERGVGLSGGQKQRIALARALMQDLAILILDDTTSSVDMETEEKIQNTLKQIQESKTCFIIAHRISSVKEADIILVMENGRIIERGKHEELLEQRGYYYNVYQNQYGNFDMHLMARK, encoded by the coding sequence ATGCAAAGTTTACGTTGGGCATGGAGTTATATCCGTAATTATAAAATAAGATTGTTTATCGGCCTGCTTTTGGCTTTAATTGTTTCTGCCCTAAATATGGTAAATCCTTATTTGGCGGGAAGAATCGTAGATGATGTCATGTACGGTCAGGAAAAGAATTCGTTATGGCCATTCATTGGTTTAATGATAGGTTTTACGGTTATAAGAACCTCGGTGAGATATGGATACCAAATTATGTTTGAGAAATTATCACAGAATGTAATCTTTAAAATGAGAGAAAATCTCTATGACCGACTTCTTAAATTAGATTTTAGTTTTTATGACCGCACAAAAACAGGGGACATAATGGCAAGAATGACAGGTGACATGGAAGCCATTAGACATTTTACGGCATGGACAATTTATATGATCTTTGAAAATAGTATGATCTTACTCTTTGCAATCGTATTTATGGTTTCTATCCATCCGCCGTTAGCGTTAGCCATTTTGGCGATTACTCCGATTATTGGATTTTTTGCTGTTCGTTTATCAAATGATGTGAAGCCAACCTTTACGGAAATCAGGAATCAATTCGCTAAACTAAACTCTGTCGTCCAAGAAAATATCTCGGGAAACCGTGTTGTAAAAGCTTTCGCAAAGGAAAACTTCGAGATTGATAAATTTACAGTGGAAAACAAAGCTTTTAAGGCAAGAAATCTGAACTCCGCAAAGGTTTGGGAAAAGTACTTACCGATTCTAGACTCACTTGCAGGTGTACTAACAGTAGTCATGATTTTGGCTGGCGGATTTATGGTGATTAGCGGTTCCCTTACAATTGGGGAATTGGTTATGTTTAATTCCTTAATATGGGCTATAAATAACCCCATGAGGATGGCAGGATGGTTGATCAATGATGTTCAAAGATTTATCGCCTCTGCTGAAAAAGTGGAGGACCTTCTACTCACTAACTCACAAATTACCAATGGCTCTGAAAAAAGCAGTATGCCAGAAAGTATTGGTAATGTGGAATTTGAACATGTTTATTTTAGTTATGGAGAAGGTATGGTGTTAGAAGATATTTGCTTCAAAGCTAGAACAGGGCAGACAGTAGGAATTATTGGACCCACAGGTTCCGGCAAGTCTACATTAGTAAATTTGCTAAGCAGATTCTATGACACCACCAGTGGGGAAATTAAAGTAGCGGGGGTCAATGTCAAGGATTGGGATCTCCACAAACTAAGAGCGAATATGGCGATGGTGATGCAGGATATCTTTTTATTCTCCGATACCATTGAAGGAAATATTGCCTATGGAAATCCAAAAGCTTCACTTGAAATGGTCCAGACTGCAGCAAAAATGGCGGAGGCACATGATTTCATTACCCATATGCCGCAAGGGTATGACACCATTATAGGTGAAAGGGGAGTTGGATTGTCTGGAGGGCAGAAACAAAGGATTGCTCTTGCACGTGCATTGATGCAAGATCTAGCCATTCTAATTCTTGATGATACGACATCTAGTGTTGATATGGAAACAGAAGAAAAAATTCAAAATACATTAAAGCAAATTCAAGAGAGCAAAACCTGTTTTATCATTGCGCATCGGATATCCTCAGTAAAAGAGGCAGATATAATCCTAGTGATGGAAAATGGAAGAATTATTGAAAGAGGAAAGCATGAAGAATTACTGGAACAAAGAGGATACTATTATAACGTTTATCAAAACCAGTATGGGAATTTTGATATGCACCTAATGGCAAGGAAGTGA